A window from Rhea pennata isolate bPtePen1 chromosome 1, bPtePen1.pri, whole genome shotgun sequence encodes these proteins:
- the VPS36 gene encoding vacuolar protein-sorting-associated protein 36 isoform X2: protein MDRFVWASGLLELEETLVIQQRGVRVYDGEEKVRFDSGVLLLSTHRLLWRDQKNHECCIALPLSQIVFIEEQAAGIGKSAKIVVHLHPASSNKEPGPFQSSKYSYIKLSFKEHGQIEFYRRLSEEITQRRWENVPAAQTIQVNKSPQAGRIRAVGIVGIERKLEEKRKETDKNISEAKDMVELSKSIANKIKEKQGDITEDETIRFKSYLLSMGIANPVTRETYGSGTHYHMQLAKQLAGILQTPLEERGGIMSLTEVYCMVNRARGLELLSPEDLVNACKMLESLKLPLRLRIFDSGVMVIELQSHNEEEMVASALETVSEKGSLTADEFAKLVGMSVLLAKERLLLAEKMGHLCRDDSVEGLRFYPNLFMTQS from the exons GTGAGATTTGATAGTGGGGTATTACTGCTTAGCACACACAGACTCCTCTGGAGAGATCAGAAGAATCAT GAATGCTGCATTGCTCTACCTTTATCTCAGATTGTCTTCATTGAAGAGCAGGCCGCTGGGATAGGAAAAAG tgCCAAAATAGTAGTTCATCTTCATCCTGCTTCTTCAAACAAAGAGCCCGGTCCATTCCAAAGCAGCAAGTATTCCTACATCaaactttctttcaaagaacaTGGTCAGATTGAG TTCTATAGACGATTGTCAGAAGAAATCACACAAAGGAGATGGGAGAACGTGCCTGCTGCTCAGACCATTCAGGTTAACAAAAGCCCACAG gcaGGAAGAATAAGGGCTGTAGGAATTGTAGGGATCGAAAggaaattagaggaaaaaagaaaagagactgaCAAAAACATTTCCGAG GCTAAGGACATGGTGGAGTTATCCAAGTCAATAgctaataaaattaaagaaaaacaaggtgaCATCACTGAGGATGAG actATTAGATTCAAATCCTATCTGCTGAGTATGGGAATAGCTAATCCAGTTACCAGAGAAACATATGGATCTGGTACACATTACCATATGCAACTGGCAAAGCAACTAGCTGGAATACTGCAGACTCCATTAGAG GAGCGAGGAGGGATCATGTCACTTACGGAGGTCTACTGTATGGTAAATCGAGCACGAGGATTAGAG ttgCTGTCACCAGAAGATTTGGTAAATGCTTGTAAGATGTTAGAGTCACTGAAACTACCACTAAG GCTTCGGATATTTGACAGCGGTGTGATGGTGATTGAACTCCAGTCCCACAATGAAGAGGAAATGGTAGCTTCTGCTTTAGAGACA GTATCTGAAAAGGGTTCTCTCACAGCTGATGAGTTTGCTAAGCTTGTGGGGATGTCTGTTCTCTTAGCCAAAGAAAG GCTGCTGCTAGCTGAGAAGATGGGCCATCTTTGTAGAGATGATTCAGTGGAAGGCTTGAGATTTTACCCGAATTTATTTATGACACAAAGCTAA
- the VPS36 gene encoding vacuolar protein-sorting-associated protein 36 isoform X1, whose protein sequence is MDRFVWASGLLELEETLVIQQRGVRVYDGEEKVRFDSGVLLLSTHRLLWRDQKNHECCIALPLSQIVFIEEQAAGIGKSAKIVVHLHPASSNKEPGPFQSSKYSYIKLSFKEHGQIEFYRRLSEEITQRRWENVPAAQTIQVNKSPQAGRIRAVGIVGIERKLEEKRKETDKNISEAFEDLSKLMEKAKDMVELSKSIANKIKEKQGDITEDETIRFKSYLLSMGIANPVTRETYGSGTHYHMQLAKQLAGILQTPLEERGGIMSLTEVYCMVNRARGLELLSPEDLVNACKMLESLKLPLRLRIFDSGVMVIELQSHNEEEMVASALETVSEKGSLTADEFAKLVGMSVLLAKERLLLAEKMGHLCRDDSVEGLRFYPNLFMTQS, encoded by the exons GTGAGATTTGATAGTGGGGTATTACTGCTTAGCACACACAGACTCCTCTGGAGAGATCAGAAGAATCAT GAATGCTGCATTGCTCTACCTTTATCTCAGATTGTCTTCATTGAAGAGCAGGCCGCTGGGATAGGAAAAAG tgCCAAAATAGTAGTTCATCTTCATCCTGCTTCTTCAAACAAAGAGCCCGGTCCATTCCAAAGCAGCAAGTATTCCTACATCaaactttctttcaaagaacaTGGTCAGATTGAG TTCTATAGACGATTGTCAGAAGAAATCACACAAAGGAGATGGGAGAACGTGCCTGCTGCTCAGACCATTCAGGTTAACAAAAGCCCACAG gcaGGAAGAATAAGGGCTGTAGGAATTGTAGGGATCGAAAggaaattagaggaaaaaagaaaagagactgaCAAAAACATTTCCGAG GCTTTTGAGGACCTTAGTAAACTAATGGAGAAG GCTAAGGACATGGTGGAGTTATCCAAGTCAATAgctaataaaattaaagaaaaacaaggtgaCATCACTGAGGATGAG actATTAGATTCAAATCCTATCTGCTGAGTATGGGAATAGCTAATCCAGTTACCAGAGAAACATATGGATCTGGTACACATTACCATATGCAACTGGCAAAGCAACTAGCTGGAATACTGCAGACTCCATTAGAG GAGCGAGGAGGGATCATGTCACTTACGGAGGTCTACTGTATGGTAAATCGAGCACGAGGATTAGAG ttgCTGTCACCAGAAGATTTGGTAAATGCTTGTAAGATGTTAGAGTCACTGAAACTACCACTAAG GCTTCGGATATTTGACAGCGGTGTGATGGTGATTGAACTCCAGTCCCACAATGAAGAGGAAATGGTAGCTTCTGCTTTAGAGACA GTATCTGAAAAGGGTTCTCTCACAGCTGATGAGTTTGCTAAGCTTGTGGGGATGTCTGTTCTCTTAGCCAAAGAAAG GCTGCTGCTAGCTGAGAAGATGGGCCATCTTTGTAGAGATGATTCAGTGGAAGGCTTGAGATTTTACCCGAATTTATTTATGACACAAAGCTAA